TAGTTGAATCCAGGATGGTTCATTTTATTTAGGATTTGAATCCAGCCATACAGGGATGGTTCATGGTTTATGGATGAACAATTGAACTTTGAAACTTGTGATTCACTGATTTGTGAGGCTTTGTAGCAGAGTTAGTGCACATATTTAGCAGAGTTAGCATGGTTAATACTTAAATTAGAAGACCGTAGTGTTGTTTTGTAGGTTTGAAACATGAAGAGGAAAGTGAAGGATAAAGACATCGTCacttattttcaaaatatcaaGAAACGAAAAGTCTCTCTAAATTGTAAGATTTCTTATCATTTTTCCATTTTCTATGCTTTATAAATTTGacatgttttgtcaattaatacttTAGTACTGTACTTTAAAATATGCTTAACATATTTAATTTATGGTCAATTCTATGAATCTATGACTTTACAACTCGTTCGCTCACTACGAAGAAACATTTCATCTAGTTGACTTGAACCCCATTCAACTCAACTCGATTTCAGGTTTTGAATAAATCCCTGATGGACGGAAGGGAGCGGGAGTCAGCTCCCTTCCTATGAAAGACACGCATCATGCTTATACCATTATATATTATACAACTATTAGACTTTGTGTTGGAAAAAAATATCTCTTCCAATTTCGAATACCCAAGTTGAAAATCCTGGGCCCGCCCCACGCCTGACATCGCGAAGTGGCGAAGATGTGTGTGCAGACTCACCGAAGGAGATTCGTCCCTACGTTTTGCCGTTTGGTGATTCTCTGAGGTGACAACTGACAACAAGTGAGTGGCCctcctgtcacatcggatgtatagacactaatttaaagtattaaatataaactagtaaaaaactaatttcataaatgagagctaatccgcgagacgaattttttaagcctaattaatccataattagcaaatgtttactgtagcatcacataggctaatcatggattaattaggctacgAATTAGCTCAAGGTTATGGAATGTGTTTTGTaattatctatgtttaatactctaaattagcgtcaaacatccgatgtcaCAGGGCCGTATCGAACGGAATAATGTACCGAGGAGCTAAGCAATTTCAGAAAACAAAAACATGTGCATGACAAAAAGgaaataataaattttaagtggCCTAGCAAAAGTGCCTGCGCGATGCAACAAGAACAGATTTATGATTGCAATCAAACTCCACATACTCCAATAAATTCAGGTTTCTGTAATTCTTTTAGGTGATGAAAATTCAGGTTTCTGTAATTCTTTTAGGTGATGGGCAGCGGCTTCAGTAATTAATCAAACTCTAGACAAAAAAGTAAACAAAATTCAAGCATAATCCTCACAGTTAAAACCAAACCGAGATCGAAGCTGTGGTTGTTTATAGGGACAATTTGAACCAAGccacacaaattttgcaaaatttgtgatatgccacCCTAACCCCTtgtttataatttataatatatTGCAGTACTGGTCTATTCATTCCACTAGAGCGAATCAAAAGATATAAACAGTGCTGTAACTGAATGCAAGTTTATGTAAGGCAGACAACTTAGGGTTATAAGAAAAATAGcactaaatttcataaaaccccacctaatatgattcaaatctctactattataaaaatcaaagatatttttgccggtattttggtacgtcatccgtgtatgagtcggtttttaaattcgtttgcttttggaaatacatatccgtatttgagtcggtttttaagatcgttcacttttggcaAATACAGAagaaatcatataagaaatctgttttaaaaaactcgcatactaacttgagacgatcgaactcctaactacagctcatgattttctaaaaatatatatccaagcgaacttccacagtgaattttatctttactaaaccatataacaataataaaattaaaatagacttcacccgttgcaacgcacgggcattttttttctagttacatAAAACCATAGGAATTTTGACATGTGACACATAACTCAGGGAATTATGGTCCTAAAGTTTCATAAAACCATATCATTAACTATTTTGACATATttctatatcaaaattttataaaatagatGTAACATTAATACGATGGATAATTTGTCATAAATTTGAGATGTGATTGTACAACTCAAATATGTATTAGATCAAATTTAAAATGATTAATATTGTGGTTTGTGAAACTTTAGTATCATAATACCTAGGTTATGTGTCACAAGCCAAAATTTCTATGATTTTATGTAATTTGGACCATAGTATATGtggttttctaaaatttacgattatatatatgatcccagagggaagagggaagatGAAACAACAGAAATAAAGAatgaagagtaaatttcacaaaactacatgttttgtggtccaagttgcagaaaatcacacgcactttgacacttggcacttgagtacatatattttggttgtGTAGTACTACACTATCGATGTATAGATTTACCCGcgagatgatgtggttgtttCACCTAGGACGAGGACATGGCATCCTATTACCAGCCATTGCACGAAATTAATATGATGCCACGTCCTCATACTAGATGAAACAACCACATCATATcacgggtgaatccattcatcgatagtgtggttttgtgaaactaaactcccaaaatatatgtacttaagtggcAAGTGTCAAAATGTATGTGGTTTTCTacaacttgaaccataaaacatgtagttttgtgaaatttactcaagaATGAATGAGGATGGTTTTGGATGGGGAGCTGGTGTGCTTAGTAGGGCCAAGCAAGCTGGTGTGCTTAGTAGGGCCAAGCAAGGCAGCCCCCGATCTGAATAGGGGTGTGCGTACCCACTCATTAGTATTCCTTTTGCTCCCTCCGCCGCGGCACCGCCATGGTTGAGGTTTGCCCTATTGAacctagggtgtgtttagttcacgctaaaattgaaagtgtggctgaaattgaaatgatgtgacggaaaagttggaagtttgtgtgtgtaggaaagttttgatgtgatggaaaagttggaagtttgaagaaatatttcggATCTAAACATGGCCCTACTTATTTTTTGGTGCACAACACAAAGTACAcatagaaaataaatttaatttcatATGTTGTAACGCACGGACATCTTTGCTAGTAataatcttaactaattaaaaaatcTGCAACTTTCCAATCGTCACAAAATTTTTCGACTGTTAATCCGCACTAATTTTTCATCCATACGAGCTAATCGCTGCGCTAATTTTCCGTCCGTGGTGTTTTTTTTGGGGAATAaattcaccggaggtccctcaacttaacagcgaggttttttgaggtcccttaaccacaaaattaGAAAATTTCACCCCTATACTATACAAAACCGTCTAATTTAGGTCCTAAGGCAGTATATATGTCTGGTtttggttttgctgacgtggtatcctagttagaaaaaaataatagaataAATAtgtgagggcccacatgtcagtacatgtcagtgagagaaaatgatgtgggcccacatctctttttttcttttctttttctcttctcttctcaacTTCTCACACGCGGGTAGACGTGGGTGTGCGGTGACGGCGGAGCGGGCGCGGCTTCCGGCGCAGTGGGGAGAGATACAGCAGTCGCCGCGGCAGCGGCTGAGAGCGGAGTCGGCTGTTGAATGAACAACACAGCTAGATTGATAGAATTGTTGACGCTTTTCGTAATTTCAAGCAATCGATAACTTGCGTGATGGCAAATCATAAGAACGCAACCATGGCAACCACATCGATGTATATCACAGCAATTCAATTCATGAAATACTTCAGAGCGTGGGATGATGCCCTTACGCGGATGAGGAGAGGGAAGTTGCCGCGGGCGaagcggccggcccagcagttGAGCACGGCGTCGACAGCGCCGGCCTCGGCGCGCGGGATCGCGAGCACGCGCGCGGCGGCCTCCAACACCTTCCAGTCCCGCTGCCACCGGCTCCCCTCCACGCgcaggcggtggcgcgcggggaaCGCCACGGCGCCCACGCCCTCCACCTCGGCGCGGGCCTCGCGCTGGCCCCGGTCGTAGTCCACGGACACGGCGGGGCGGCGCTCCGCCCACTCCGGCGGCGTGGCGCCCGCGGCGGTCGTGAGGGCGCACGGACCACGCGCGTCCGGGCAGTTGACGCCGTCGAGTcgggcgtcgccgccggtgagcgcggcagcggcggagcagCGGAAGACATCGCGGCGGGTGGTGGAGGGGAGAGACTATAGAGGCTCCACCATTGGGGCAGCTCCGCCGCATCTCCGGATGGGGAGAGGCGGTCACGCCGGCCgactctctccccttctctggcgccggccgcctccactcCCCCTCTCCCGCTTCTTCCCCGCGCGCCGCAGCGCCCgctgcgctcgccgccgcgcccgctccGCCGTCGGCCGCACACCCGCATCTGCCCGCCTGCGCGTGAGAAgttgagaagagaagagaaaaataaaggaaaatggAGAAGCGGGGCCCAAATTATTTtctctcactgacatgtgggccccgcatttttattttattatttttgctaACTAtgatgccacatcagcgaaaccagGCATATATACTATCATGGGACCTAAATTAGAccgttttgtatagtttaggggtgaagatttctgatttTATGGTTAAAGGACTTAAAAAAATCTTGCTGGTAACTTGAGTaatctccggtgaacttattcctttttttttaaatgcacCGGTTACACTTGCGAACCGGTCCACTTGCGAAACGGCTTGGATCGGGCCACACCGGCCCACACCCTGCGTCCCTACCTCGCACTCGCGCAGTCTCTCCAAACCCTTGCGCCCCTCATATAATGAGCCACCTCCCTTCCCGGCTACTCCGCGATGGCGattcccgtcgccgtcggccaccgCTGCTGAATCCCCTCCCGTCCCCCTCACTCTCGCCGACGTGCGCTCGcgcccgcctcctcttcctctgagtCCTCTCTCAGCATCGCCGCTAGAGAAGCCGGATTTGGCCATGCTGAGCCGGGATGGAGATCCAGGCCTGTGCTGACTTCAACGAGGATTGGAGGACCGAGCAGCACCAAGTCCACCGCTGTGAGCAGCAACAAGAAGGCCTGCGCCACGACTTCTTGCTCCTTGCCATATGCACAAGACATGCTCCGACGTAGCGGCGAAAGAGGTGGTAGTAGGGGAAGTGCGACAAGCCAACAAATCGGTATAGGAGGATGTGCTGGTAGCAGATGAATaggaggaaaaggaggaggtgCTGGGCCAAGATCACATGGCCATTGACGATGACGAACCTGCGAAATCAACAACTCCGTATCAAGGCAAGACTCAATTATTTCAAATACTTCCAGTTTTTGCTATCTCGCTGATTTCATAGATGAATTTAAGGTTgattctttatttcttttcataGATGGCTTAAGATGCAGGTCGCTGTCACAACGTCCGGTGTGCGAGACGGGTAACATGAGGTACACGTCTTCAGTGTAAAACTGAGACAAGTAAgaaacaaatatattcataATGCTATTCGACTCAAAAATAAACGAATGCCACTATATAAGCTAAATATGAGGATGCCAATTCTCCAGAGGTAATTTTTGGACCATAATCTTGCTGATACTAAGGGAAACAAAATGCATGAACTTTCAAAGTTTCATGCCAATGCCCAGGAGGTCATAAGTAGGCCATGTTGCAATGTATATCATGAAGACATGATCAAGGAAGATAATCAATATGTTTACACGGTAAACCAAACAAAGAAAATACTAGATCGCAGTTTCATCAGAAAAAACTGGACAAGAAAAGCAGTAGTTGATCAGCAGTTCAGCACTCTATTGGCATGTCCAGTTATCATCAGATAGTGCATTCTCCTGGATTAGCACTGGTCGGCTTACTTAGTACATGATACTTCTTTCTGTTCAATCAGCAAACCTACAATATAGACAAGTACATATAATAAGACTACAGGAACAAAGTAGTTGCCTACTGATGTGTAAAACCCTACAAAAGAAGACATAAACATCCTAGGATTAGCAAGGGAGTATCACAATTCAAAAGAAGAGTACCTACATGGCAAGTCAATAATCATTTCAGAAGGTGAAGAAAGTAATTTGGACTTATGGGACATCAGGAAGAGTACTGGCATCACTTTTCCCGCTTCATTTTTAGCTCATGGGAATGGACTCTAATACTCTGTTACTTTTCCATCCTTTGTGTAGAGCATAATTCATCTGCCACAAGTGTCAAAGTAATCATGCCATCTTATTTTTCCTAAGCATTTCACCCCAAATAGCTGCTATGCGGAGCAAATAATACAATCTGGACTAGTACCATGATAATGAAAGTGTAACAGTTTCTGGCAGCACCATTATGTTTTTTCACTAAGGATCACAATAACCATTGGCTTCCTACACAGCATAGGTACCTAATGCAGTTTGAATTAAAACACAACAAGAACAAATGATTTTACCACTAGCACTAGAGCATCACTTCTGTATGAGACATTTCATGTCTAATGTGTGGATTGGGAACCTATCTTTCTTTCTTGAAGTTGATGAATGCAGAGGAGAGTAATCATACCTTTTGTTACCCCTGAATGTCTTTTACTGGGAGTTCATATCGGCAAACTGGACAGGTATGTTGTGCCAAGAGCCACTTCAGTATGCATTGCATATGGAATACGTGTTGACAAGGGAGGCGTGCACATGACATCTATATTTTGTAGCAAGCGTGCTTTTGCAGATGGAGCATTCTGTGTCCTTCTCCTTGCAAACAAATATCAGGGGAAGGTTGAGTAGGAAACTCCTTGATGTTGGAAACGTCCCCATTGTCAGTAATGGCTGTCCAAGAGCAGCTAGCATTCGAACCATGGCTCTTTCCTCCTCATCAAACAAAGTGATGAGGCGGTTCGCTTTCTGATCATTGGCCAGTAAGATTTGACCCTCTATCatcaactcctcctcctcctctagaGCGAGCCCAGTAATTGGCGCAATCATTGCTTCCCAAGAAGGACCTCCTATCACATACTCATCCTGAATGGTATGAAGCTCAATGTAGGACCCCTGACTGCTGGTTGTAGCTGTATCATCATTGTCACTTTCATTGGCATCGCCATCAATACACAAGGGACCCTTTCTTTGGGGTATCTCCAAATCAGGAAGTGGAGGTAATGTAGATAGTGGCTGGTCAGAGGCATATATATTTTGGCCATTGTTGACAGAAGTGGATGCCACCAAAATGCGTGAAGTGGATGGTCCTAACGGCAGTAACTCTAAAATGGTCTCATCATCGCTAAAAGTAGAGCCTTCATCGCTGCTCTCAAACTTGCCTGTGGAACGGAGGAAGGTAAAGCCTTTTCTGTGACATTCTTTGCCTGTCACCTGCAACCAAGCCAAAAATACTCAGTTTTTTTACCAATGCAAAAAACATAACTCCTTAAGCACTAGCTTCTTGATTAGTGCGAGATAAAGAACTACTAAAACCCTCCATCTCAATAAGccaaggctgaaaaataaactacaatgaaAAAACCCCAatatcaactctaaaattaagtttcaaacttcaaattttggctgCGGTTGATAAGCCAACAAGCAGATGATGAGAGTCCAAATGTTCTAAAAACCCATGTTATAGCGATTTATCAGCAGATGCATACCCCAGAAAGTAGTAAGTATTTTTAGCTCCATGTTTTCAAATGCCAGATGTGGTTATTCATAATCATTATTTGCATGTACAAAGTGTTCTTTGAGATATGATGCAGCATTTGGGGGAAATAGAGATGAACCTTATCATGATCGTCTTTTTCATATTGTTCTTCAAAGAGAGACCTCTCAGAATCAGCATTGCTCACATTTCCATTCAACTCTTCGAAACTACCTTCTAACTCAATGACCTCACTCCAATCCGTGACCTGTTGGCCTGGAAAGGTGAACATCTCAGTAACAAACTTATGTATGCAACTTCAAACACAATTCTGGGACATCATTATGTATGCATCGTGACTTCCTTGCTTACCTTCTCCTGATGACAGCTCAGAGCACTTCTTACCATTTAATTCTACAGAAACCATCTGCTGGAACTTCCTGCACAAGACGAATATTGTTTACCTTTTGATAATCAACAAGAAGGTCTTATAAGAAAATTTTCACCTAGCAAAGCAAATGCAAATGGACATAAAAAAGCAAATAATCAGTGCTACTGACTGTTGAATTGTTTGGAAGCACCAAAACCAACTTGGTAGTATCCTTCCATATAGGTAGTCAACCTCCATACTAATGAGTGCTAACcatgccaaaaaagaaaaaaaaagaaacatctgaattctgaaagtAGGTGTTATTACCACGAGTCCCCCAGTAACAAAAACCTGAAGCATTTTCATTCCCTTATGATCCTTAGTTCATGCATATCAGGAATTTCGAGATCGAGACAATACATCCATTGATACCCTTATCCAAGCCCTAAACTAAGGTTTTAATACAGACtaacatatatgtttttagaGTATCAAGCTGGCTCCAAGCAAAGAAGCAAGAGATGCAGCATCTGTTGTAGCAAATCCAATGTGCAACTATACAACATGCGAAAATCCTCACAGATTCAACGGCAGGACAAACATTGCTTACCTTATCTTTGTGTTTAACTGATCCATCTGGCTGATGAACTCATCCCTGCAAGGAGCAAGTTGCATGTCTTAGCTGTTTGCAACCAAGTATTCACCAAAATGCATTCAATAGACCAGCAGCAGGGCAATCAACAAAACTCCCGTACTCACCTCTCAATGTCTCCCTTGCCCTTTTGGAGACATTATATCAAACACCAAGAGCGCAGCACCATTTCCCAATTGCAATGTTACAGAAACATAAGCAAATCAGCGCGTCacatttaaacaaaaaaaaatcgaacagcGAATATTACTGCAAACCGCAGATGAAACCCCAAAATTTACTGACCTTAAGCGCGTCCAGATCAGAGCGCACCTGCGATATTTCCTCCTGGAGGTGCGAGATCGTCGCCTAAACGCACCGAAACGAAATAAACCCAATCGAATCAGGCGAAACTGGCCGTAATCGAggagagatgaggaagagagGTAGAGACCTCGAGCCCGTGGATGGACaccacggcgatggcgacctGCACCTGGTTCCCGCCGAGCTCCTGCTCCGCGTCCTCCCGCGCGCGCTTCGCGGTCTCGagctccgccgcggccgcgtcgtAGGCAGAGCGCACGCCGTCGAGCCGCAGCTTCAGGACGGACATGCCGCGCTCTGCACGGAGGCCACGGATCAGCCTAGCCGATGACGCGAAACACTGGAGCAGCCTAGCTCAGCGGCGGCCCCGCGGCGAGGCAGGTCGGAACTAGCTTACCGCCGTGGGACTCGTCGGTGGCGAAGTCGCGGACCATCGAGGGCCAGGAGGGGAGCTTCTTCTGGGGCTCGCcgctcgcccccgccgccgccgacgcaacCATGAAGAGAGGGTGGAGAGGAGAGCAGAGAGGCGACGCGCGGGGGACGCCCTTCCCGAAGCTTCTAGAATATTCGGGAGCGGTTCCCGCCTCGAGATGAGGGAGAGGGCCTTCTGCGCTACTGGAGAAAGAGGCCCAGTAATTGGTTCCTATTTATAGCCGTCATCGGAAGCCACTTGGGCCGGTATACCGATCGAGAAAATATATAGGTACAAGTTCACTTGAGGTCCCTCATCTTAACGTCGACTCGTCGAGTTCAAATTATCCTTAAACTGCAATACTATACTGGAGTATATAACACGTCACTCAAACTTACAAAGCCGGTGTTCCGTAGCCAAAAACCATCTACGAGCTTTTAGTGCTATGTAGACGCCATATGGACGTAAAGTGAACTTTTTTGCTCCTAGAATTTAGATAAAGCACTGGGCCGACTTGTCCATGGCCGAAGTCGTTACAGGCCAATTTAAGCTCGGAAAAAGTACATAGTTCGTCCTCTTGTCATTGGTGACAAAATCATCCCACAACCGTAAAACTAGATACATGTCATCCCTCAGCTTATAAAACCAGATCACTTTAGGTTCTCAGACGGTTTTGACCCTAGTTTTGTTCAACGTGATGGTTGAGTTAGCGTGGGCCCCAAAAATAAGGGTGATCACGTTatcaccctctctctttccccccttctctcccttcctcctctctcactcATTCTCCTCCTCGTCTGGGCAAGGCAGCtagcgggtggggaggaggccggcggggtgAAGTGGGAGAGGACAAGGTCCAACGGCCGACAACAGGCAATGTGGGAGCAGGTCGGGGCGCCGGGGTTCGAGTCTGTCgagttcgaggcaaaaacgggCAGCGACCGGGGGAGAACTGAAGGCACGCGGCATGATCGGCAGCCGATGGGGGAGAAGAGCGGCGGTAGCATTCAGTGGCGAAGATGGGTGGCAGCCGGGGAGAATCAGAGGCGCGCGGCGCGACCAGCAGCTGAAGCGGAGAAGAGCGGCGACGACGCTCGGTAGCGAAGACGGACGACAGCTGGGGAGACTGGAGGCGCGCGGCGCAGCCGACAGGGAAGAGCGGCAGCGGAGCTTGTCCATGATCTTGCGCCTCCCCtctcttgtcttcctcctcaAGGTGTTCACTTCCATCGATGCCACATCAAGGATGCTGCCCACCACCGACCTCGTGCGGGACGTCACCGCCCTAAGGAGCCACGACTCAGAGCGAGTTCAGGTCCTCCCCACGGGCATCGTCCACGGGTGGCGACCCACCGCCGCAGTGCTCGCCTTCACCCCCGCAGCAGGCCATGGTGGCTgtcctctcccgccggccgccgtctccTAGCTCCACTCCTGCCACCCGCCGCCCTCCATAGCTGGTCGCTACGGCGGTGCCTCACGGCAGACGCCGACAGACCTCCTTTCCCGACTCGCCCCGCCAGCCCAGATTatgagaagagtgagagagaggtggAAGGGAGAGAATATGGGAAAGAGAAGGGGTGACAACGTGGTCACCCTTAAATGCGGGGCCATATGGGTCCGCGATAAATCAGCCACCACGTTGGACAAAACCGCCTGAGGACCCAAAATGATGGCATACATCTGATTTTGCggtggggatgattttgtaatctGATGATAAGATGAGGGACCTTGTATgtactttttttccctttaagCTCTACGTACTGCTGCCTAGTTCGGCCTATTTCCGTGGAGGGCTAGAGGCCCAACTGAGGCACATCCCGAATCGATCACATGTCGAACCAGAATTACCGAACTACTCGTgtagaaataagttcactttgaatCCCTCAAATATATGTCTAATCTAATATGTACCCCTCAATCGCAATACCATATATCTTGAACATCCAACTGTTAAAACCGGTACAAAATAACttcctcggtggttttgagGGTGGCTTTCGCTGACGTGGCTCGTTGACCTAGTCTAAACACCGAGCCAGCATGTGGGACTCATCTGTCATCCTCTATCTTATTCCCTtctccctcttttctctctctctctctctctctccctcttatCTCGCTGAGTCTCTCCCCTTCCGCCTTCTTCTGCACAACGGCGATGGCGTCGGGAGGACGAGGGCagcggcggtgatggcgacaGGAAGACgaggggagcggcagcggcggcgagctcccacCAGGGTGCCTCGGAACCGGTGGCAGTGACTCGGCCTCGCGAAGGCTCGCGGATGTAGGCCCTAGCGAGAGCGATGGCCTCGTTGGCTATGGCGGCCCCTGTGTTGCTGCTTATCCTCCTTGCCTCGCAGTCACCGGGGTGATCTCCAATGGCTACGACCACTGCTACAAGGCCAATGAGCAATGGCAGAGCTGTTCTCCCCTTCTTGTTCGTGTTTGTGGAGcgccagcggtggcggcggcggcagtggagcTGAGTGGCTGAGGTGATGGAGCCAAGGGACCATTCATGCGGGGATGATGGTGAGGTGGATCCAGAGGGTGACATCAAGCTccactcctctcctccggcTTCTCGTTCTTCCAGGACCTAGCACACGAGAACGACGAGGGTGACAAAGAGGTGCAGGGATGGCGGTGGAGGTTCCTCCTCACCGGCCGCTCCCAATTCAACACCACCTCCTAGGTGGCCCTCGTCGGTGTCGACGTGTGCCCCGTCGAGAGCCTCGACTGCGAGTACGACGTCACTCATTTTCCCTTCCCAATTCGAGGCACGCGATTCGCTACGGTCATGACCCAGGTGGCGGCAATGGCCTCCTCAAGCATCGTAGCCGTTCGGCCTCCTCGGTTGGAGATGGCTCTGTCTCGGTCCACGCCAACACCCAGGTCCTGTTCCGTCGAAACCGCCGACCGCCCTCCCCTGCTTGAGCTTGTTGGCATCGGCATCGTCGCGGCTACAAATAGAGcaagaggtggagagagagacagagggtGGGGGGAAAGGAGGAGCAACGAGGAAGGCCGAatgggaagggggggggggggagatgagagagagggaagaggaggaagaagggaaggagagagaatgaCATGTAGGCCCCACATATAAGTGGGTCATATAATAATTTGGTGTGAATGATAAATGGGTCCcacgtaaatttttttaattataataccACGTGAacctccaaaaccaccgaggaaATCAAACTGttccggttttaatagttgggaaGGTTGAGATATCCAGTATTGTGGTTTAGGGATACGAATCAGTTTCGACCACTAGTTAAGAGAGTAaaaaaagtgaacttattccactcGTGTAGATGAAGAAGGGCTATGCCATTTGGTAGCCCGGAGACTGGGGGGCTTGTTCACTTCGTTGCCGAAATCAACCAtattaaattttggtaatgtcacattttagcacatattggcattttcaaattttgatagtGTTGGCTTTGATTTGATAGAGTTTTAAGAGAGGAAGCTTTTAGAAATATCAAAATTTAATAAGATAATAATGATTGAAGTGTGTTGAGTTTGTTGCgttattaaaatttggtaagattgcAAGCGGCGATAAACTGAACGGGTCCTGGAGTCCTTGACGGCAGTGTTGCCGCCTTGCCGGCGGCCAGTGAGCCGGTTCCACCGACAACACTCCAACTACCTTATAATATACAATGTCCAATCtctataggagcgaatttcagattaggTTATTTAAGGGCTAAGTTTTCTGTTTGATAGGCTATATTCTAAGTTAAAAAGATTGTATATATCATctagttggatgtagaggctgggtaaaaaatacccttctcacAAAGAAAATTGATACACATTGTCTAGTGGCATTCCTGTTTGGGAAATAGAAAGGACTTCCGTCTTTTCCAGCTACAGGCAA
The Oryza sativa Japonica Group chromosome 6, ASM3414082v1 DNA segment above includes these coding regions:
- the LOC107277321 gene encoding uncharacterized protein is translated as MVASAAAGASGEPQKKLPSWPSMVRDFATDESHGERGMSVLKLRLDGVRSAYDAAAAELETAKRAREDAEQELGGNQVQVAIAVVSIHGLEATISHLQEEISQVRSDLDALKGKGDIERDEFISQMDQLNTKIRKFQQMVSVELNGKKCSELSSGEGQQVTDWSEVIELEGSFEELNGNVSNADSERSLFEEQYEKDDHDKVTGKECHRKGFTFLRSTGKFESSDEGSTFSDDETILELLPLGPSTSRILVASTSVNNGQNIYASDQPLSTLPPLPDLEIPQRKGPLCIDGDANESDNDDTATTSSQGSYIELHTIQDEYVIGGPSWEAMIAPITGLALEEEEELMIEGQILLANDQKANRLITLFDEEERAMVRMLAALGQPLLTMGTFPTSRSFLLNLPLIFVCKEKDTECSICKSTLATKYRCHVHASLVNTYSICNAY